The following proteins are co-located in the Nocardia sp. XZ_19_385 genome:
- a CDS encoding AAA family ATPase, whose translation MPLFGRETELKNLGVLVDGPEERGGILIQGAAGIGKSALVDATVAAAAVAGLRVLRTAGVEAEQNYAYAGLHRLLYPLRKAMAGLPARQYDALATALGLSDSGGEPTGYLVGLATLTLLADAAGEQPLLIVAEDGHWLDSATAEVLAFVARRVDTEPIALIATVRDGIDTPLADAELRLMALEPLSDEDAAALLDHAAPELSPQLRHRLLAAAHGNPLALTELPTATGDLDDPAALPLTERLERAFTARSTALPARTRTALLVAALNDSDSIAETLSATSILIDSPAELGILTPAVDARLLNLGPGTVTFRHPLMRSALIATATPGERARAHHALADILTEHPDRHIWQRAAATAGPDEQVARDLEDVAGRARHRSSAIAALERAADLSDNPVRRADRLLCAAELAVDSGRRDTAERLVLAARALPTTPRHEATAAWLLSGFDDGVREAPSRIAELATLSAEVAADGHPDAAMRILWGAAMRCFWSEPGPDTRAALLAIADALPIPDDDPRLIAVTSWVAPFERGERTLDRLRALAPNTGHNPQLDRLLGSAAHQVGAYDLAAHFSAAAAPGLRATGQLGLLPRALTVQACSLTRLGDLASAATAADEAAALACETRQPFIHGLATAIHGEIAALQGDFPRAAALTDHAERIGLASGARPILGMVQLARGLAALGAGRYDDAFADLRRIYDPRDPSYSLSLRAYVIAELADAANRAGQLDALRDLLQDMESVVTATPSPIVHIGLRYARALLETDAAETHFTTALAADLIAWPAERGRLHLAYGEWLRRQRRVIESRTHLRTARETFDALGFAAWSARARLELRSAGESSPNRNPDARDRLTPHELSIARMAAQGLTNREIGQRLYLSHRTVSTHLHRIFPKLGVSARADLAALLPAEDDPAI comes from the coding sequence GTGCCGCTGTTCGGACGAGAAACCGAGCTGAAGAATCTGGGTGTCCTGGTCGACGGCCCCGAGGAGCGCGGCGGCATCCTGATCCAAGGTGCGGCCGGGATCGGGAAGTCGGCACTGGTCGACGCGACGGTCGCCGCAGCGGCCGTCGCGGGGCTGCGGGTGCTGCGGACCGCGGGGGTCGAAGCCGAGCAGAACTACGCCTACGCCGGACTGCACCGGTTGCTGTATCCGTTGCGGAAGGCGATGGCGGGCTTGCCGGCTCGGCAATACGACGCGCTCGCAACCGCTTTGGGATTGTCCGACAGCGGCGGCGAACCCACCGGATACCTGGTCGGCCTCGCGACGCTGACGCTGCTCGCCGACGCGGCAGGCGAGCAACCGCTGCTGATCGTCGCGGAGGACGGGCACTGGCTGGACTCGGCCACCGCGGAGGTGTTGGCCTTCGTCGCCCGCCGCGTCGACACGGAGCCGATCGCGCTGATCGCCACCGTGCGCGACGGCATAGACACACCGCTGGCCGATGCGGAGCTGCGTCTCATGGCGCTCGAGCCACTCTCCGACGAGGACGCGGCCGCGCTGCTCGACCACGCCGCTCCCGAACTGTCCCCGCAACTGCGGCATCGACTGCTCGCCGCGGCCCACGGTAATCCGCTAGCACTGACCGAATTACCTACCGCGACAGGTGATCTCGATGACCCAGCGGCACTGCCGCTGACCGAACGGCTCGAACGCGCCTTCACCGCGCGCAGTACCGCGCTGCCCGCCCGCACCCGGACCGCGCTGCTCGTAGCCGCGCTCAACGACAGTGATTCGATCGCCGAAACACTCTCCGCCACAAGCATTCTCATCGATTCGCCAGCCGAACTCGGGATCTTGACACCCGCGGTCGACGCGCGGCTGCTCAACCTCGGACCCGGCACCGTGACCTTCCGTCACCCCCTGATGCGATCCGCCCTCATCGCGACGGCGACGCCCGGCGAACGCGCCCGCGCCCACCACGCCCTCGCGGACATCCTCACCGAGCACCCGGACCGGCACATTTGGCAGCGGGCGGCGGCCACCGCCGGCCCCGACGAACAGGTGGCCCGCGACCTGGAGGACGTCGCGGGGCGCGCCCGTCACCGCAGCAGCGCCATCGCGGCGCTGGAACGGGCCGCCGACCTCAGCGACAACCCGGTCCGGCGCGCGGACCGGCTGCTGTGCGCGGCCGAACTCGCCGTCGATTCCGGCCGCCGCGATACCGCCGAACGACTCGTCCTCGCCGCCCGCGCCCTGCCCACCACACCCCGGCACGAGGCCACCGCCGCCTGGCTGCTCAGCGGGTTCGACGATGGTGTCCGCGAAGCCCCTTCGCGCATAGCCGAATTGGCGACGCTGTCGGCCGAAGTCGCCGCCGACGGTCACCCCGACGCGGCGATGCGGATCCTGTGGGGCGCGGCCATGCGCTGCTTCTGGTCCGAACCCGGGCCGGACACCCGGGCGGCACTGCTCGCGATCGCCGATGCCCTTCCCATCCCCGACGACGACCCGCGGCTGATCGCGGTCACCTCGTGGGTCGCTCCGTTCGAACGCGGCGAGCGCACCCTCGACCGGCTGCGCGCCCTGGCCCCCAACACCGGGCACAACCCACAGCTCGACCGACTGCTGGGCAGCGCGGCGCATCAGGTGGGCGCCTACGATCTCGCCGCCCATTTCTCGGCCGCGGCCGCGCCGGGGCTGCGCGCCACCGGACAGCTGGGCCTGCTGCCCCGTGCCCTGACCGTGCAAGCCTGCAGTCTGACCCGGCTCGGCGATCTCGCGTCCGCGGCGACCGCCGCGGACGAAGCCGCCGCGCTCGCCTGCGAAACCCGGCAGCCCTTCATCCACGGCTTGGCCACCGCCATCCACGGCGAAATCGCCGCGCTCCAAGGGGATTTCCCGCGTGCCGCCGCCCTCACCGACCATGCCGAACGAATCGGACTCGCCTCCGGTGCGCGCCCCATCCTGGGGATGGTCCAGCTCGCCCGCGGACTCGCCGCCCTGGGCGCGGGTCGATACGACGATGCCTTCGCCGACCTGCGCCGCATCTACGACCCCCGCGATCCCTCGTACTCACTGTCGCTGCGCGCCTACGTCATCGCCGAACTCGCCGACGCCGCCAACCGTGCCGGGCAACTCGACGCATTGCGAGATCTGCTGCAGGACATGGAATCCGTGGTGACCGCCACCCCCTCGCCGATCGTCCACATCGGCTTGCGATATGCCCGCGCCCTACTCGAAACCGACGCCGCCGAAACACATTTCACCACCGCCCTCGCGGCCGACCTGATCGCATGGCCCGCCGAACGCGGGCGGCTGCACCTCGCCTACGGCGAATGGCTGCGCCGGCAACGCCGCGTCATCGAATCCCGTACCCACCTGCGCACCGCCAGAGAAACCTTCGACGCCCTCGGCTTCGCGGCCTGGAGCGCGCGGGCCCGCCTGGAACTCCGCAGCGCCGGTGAATCCAGTCCCAACCGCAACCCGGACGCCCGCGACCGCCTCACGCCCCACGAACTCAGCATCGCCCGGATGGCGGCCCAGGGCCTCACCAACCGCGAAATCGGCCAGCGCCTGTACCTGTCCCACCGAACCGTGAGCACCCATCTGCACCGGATCTTCCCCAAGCTCGGTGTGAGCGCGAGGGCCGATCTCGCGGCTCTGCTACCGGCGGAAGACGACCCGGCCATTTGA
- a CDS encoding XdhC family protein, translating to MDETVLHAISRWHRGGEPAALVRVVGRSGSAPRGLGAAMAVSRSGTVVGSVSGGCVEGDVFVLAQQVIDSGTPVTSSYGTGTDPLAPGLPCGGTIKVFIEPVDSSLIEVLPALLDSVRSGEPVALVSVMADAASGRHLLVAPHRSVGSLGDARLDHAALDDVRGLLAQGTTRVLHLGCEGQRRHDELAVFVQSFATPPRMLIFGANDFAAALTRIGKFLGYRVTLCDARSTFATAEGFPDADEVVVRWPHEYLAETPVAASTVICVLTHDPKFDVPALEVALRTEAGYIGVMGSRRTHADRLSRLRAAGVTDGQLARLAAPVGLDLGARTPEETAVSIAAEIVAGRWGGTGARLSVLEAPIHHG from the coding sequence CTGGACGAGACGGTCTTGCATGCGATCAGCCGCTGGCATCGAGGCGGCGAACCGGCCGCCCTGGTGCGGGTCGTAGGCAGGTCGGGTTCGGCGCCGCGCGGGCTCGGCGCCGCCATGGCTGTTTCGCGGTCCGGGACGGTGGTCGGCAGCGTTTCGGGCGGCTGCGTCGAGGGTGACGTGTTCGTGCTGGCGCAGCAGGTGATCGACTCCGGAACTCCGGTCACCTCCTCGTACGGCACCGGCACCGATCCCCTGGCCCCCGGGCTGCCGTGCGGGGGCACGATCAAGGTATTCATCGAGCCGGTGGATTCGTCGTTGATCGAAGTGCTTCCCGCACTGCTGGATTCGGTGCGCAGCGGCGAGCCGGTGGCGCTGGTCTCAGTGATGGCGGATGCCGCCTCCGGTCGCCACCTGCTGGTAGCGCCGCACAGATCCGTCGGCTCGCTGGGCGATGCCCGCCTCGATCACGCGGCGTTGGACGACGTGCGGGGACTGCTGGCTCAGGGGACTACCCGGGTGCTGCACCTGGGTTGCGAGGGTCAGCGCCGACACGACGAGTTGGCCGTGTTCGTGCAGTCTTTCGCCACGCCGCCGCGGATGCTGATCTTCGGCGCGAACGACTTCGCCGCGGCGTTGACGCGGATCGGGAAATTCCTCGGTTATCGGGTCACCCTGTGTGACGCCCGGTCGACGTTCGCGACGGCCGAGGGATTTCCGGACGCTGACGAGGTGGTCGTGCGATGGCCGCACGAGTACCTGGCCGAGACGCCGGTCGCTGCCTCGACGGTGATCTGCGTGCTCACCCACGACCCGAAATTCGATGTGCCGGCGCTGGAGGTCGCGCTGCGCACCGAGGCCGGCTACATCGGTGTGATGGGCAGCCGGCGCACCCACGCGGATCGGCTGTCCCGATTGCGCGCCGCCGGGGTGACCGATGGGCAGTTGGCGCGCCTGGCCGCCCCGGTCGGGCTGGACCTGGGAGCGCGCACGCCAGAGGAGACAGCGGTGTCGATCGCCGCGGAGATCGTCGCCGGACGCTGGGGCGGAACCGGCGCGCGATTGAGCGTGCTCGAGGCACCGATCCACCATGGCTGA
- a CDS encoding NTP transferase domain-containing protein yields the protein MADLPVDATGVVLAAGAGRRFGQPKALVRLSGERLVDRAVRLLREGGCRRVVVVSGAAPLRVEGADVVDNPQWPTGMGSSLVTALEAIGEHAAIVVPVDMPWLGAESVRRLLRSGSTLAVATYGGRRGHPVLIGPEFFAEVRATAIGDVGARTFLAAHADLVREVPCDGTGCPCDVDTPQDLRTPGSITDVRVSGADGCHGNADGHHARSGW from the coding sequence ATGGCTGATCTACCTGTCGATGCGACGGGTGTGGTCCTCGCCGCCGGTGCCGGGCGGCGCTTCGGCCAACCCAAAGCGCTTGTCCGACTGAGCGGTGAACGGCTCGTCGATCGCGCGGTGCGCCTGTTGCGAGAGGGCGGGTGCCGCCGGGTCGTGGTGGTGTCGGGAGCGGCACCGTTGCGGGTCGAGGGCGCCGACGTCGTGGACAACCCGCAGTGGCCTACCGGGATGGGATCTTCGCTGGTCACCGCGCTCGAGGCGATCGGCGAGCACGCGGCGATCGTGGTGCCGGTCGACATGCCCTGGCTCGGTGCCGAATCGGTGCGGCGGCTGCTGCGGTCCGGATCGACGCTTGCGGTGGCGACCTACGGCGGGCGCCGGGGTCATCCCGTGCTGATCGGCCCGGAGTTCTTCGCCGAGGTCCGCGCGACCGCGATCGGCGATGTCGGTGCGCGGACATTTCTGGCCGCACACGCTGATCTGGTGCGCGAGGTGCCCTGTGACGGCACCGGTTGTCCGTGCGATGTGGACACTCCGCAGGATTTGCGCACGCCAGGTTCGATCACCGATGTCCGGGTATCCGGCGCAGATGGATGCCACGGAAACGCGGACGGACATCACGCTCGAAGTGGATGGTGA
- a CDS encoding 2Fe-2S iron-sulfur cluster-binding protein → MDATETRTDITLEVDGERRSLQVDNRTTLLDALREHLGVRSPKKGCDHGQCGSCTVLLDGRRATTCLTFAVAQDGARIITAAGLADGDELHPMQQAFLDQDGFQCGYCTPGQVCSAVGALAEIEAGHPSHVTEDLVGEPELTDDEIRERMSGNLCRCAAYPNILAAIRQAATP, encoded by the coding sequence ATGGATGCCACGGAAACGCGGACGGACATCACGCTCGAAGTGGATGGTGAGCGGCGATCCTTGCAGGTCGACAACCGCACCACCCTGCTCGACGCGCTGCGCGAACACCTCGGCGTCAGATCGCCGAAAAAGGGCTGTGATCACGGACAGTGCGGATCGTGCACCGTGCTGCTCGACGGCCGCCGCGCCACCACCTGTCTCACCTTCGCCGTCGCCCAGGACGGTGCCCGGATCATCACCGCGGCCGGACTGGCCGACGGCGACGAGCTGCATCCCATGCAACAGGCTTTCCTCGACCAGGACGGGTTCCAATGCGGCTATTGCACACCCGGACAGGTGTGTTCGGCCGTCGGGGCGCTCGCGGAGATCGAGGCGGGCCACCCCAGTCACGTCACCGAGGACCTCGTCGGCGAACCGGAACTGACCGATGACGAGATCCGGGAACGGATGAGCGGCAACCTGTGCCGCTGCGCGGCCTACCCCAATATCCTCGCCGCGATCCGGCAGGCGGCGACGCCATGA
- a CDS encoding xanthine dehydrogenase family protein subunit M, with protein sequence MIPFEYRRPTSAQDAVAMVTARPDAAYLGGGTNLVDHMKLGIAAPQLLVDVSRLPLADVEEIADGGLRIGAGVRNSDLAAHPLVRSRYPALSRALLAGASGQLRNLATTGGNLLQRTRCPYFQDVTTPCNKRDPGTGCSAIGGYLRYHAIFGASEECVATHPSDMAVALAMLDARVVVHNVDGARRIPLADFYRLPGDRPDQDTVLTHGQLITAVELPAPPPAAQSTYRKVRDRASFAFALVSVAAELVLDSGGAEITSARIALGGVAHKPWRATEAEAVLRRAPATTETFMRAARAELAAAKPLDGNAFKVDLTQRTLVSVLRSLTEEASR encoded by the coding sequence ATGATCCCGTTCGAGTACCGCCGCCCCACCAGCGCCCAGGACGCGGTCGCCATGGTGACCGCCCGCCCCGATGCGGCATACCTCGGTGGCGGGACGAACCTGGTCGATCACATGAAGCTCGGGATCGCGGCACCGCAGTTGCTGGTGGATGTCAGCCGCCTCCCGCTGGCCGACGTCGAGGAGATCGCCGACGGCGGTCTGCGGATCGGTGCGGGAGTGCGCAACAGCGACCTCGCCGCGCATCCTCTGGTCCGATCGCGATATCCCGCGCTGTCGCGAGCGCTGCTCGCGGGTGCGTCCGGCCAACTACGCAACCTGGCCACCACCGGCGGCAATCTGCTACAACGCACTCGGTGTCCGTACTTCCAGGACGTGACCACGCCGTGCAACAAGCGCGATCCCGGCACCGGTTGCTCCGCGATCGGCGGGTATCTGCGCTACCACGCGATCTTCGGTGCGTCGGAGGAATGCGTGGCCACACACCCGTCGGACATGGCGGTCGCCTTGGCCATGCTCGACGCTCGCGTGGTCGTGCACAACGTCGACGGTGCGAGGCGGATCCCGCTCGCCGATTTCTATCGGCTGCCCGGGGATCGGCCCGATCAGGACACCGTGCTGACCCACGGCCAGCTCATCACCGCCGTCGAGTTGCCCGCCCCGCCACCCGCCGCGCAGTCGACCTATCGGAAGGTGCGGGACCGCGCCTCTTTCGCCTTCGCGCTCGTCTCCGTCGCCGCCGAACTGGTTCTCGACTCCGGCGGCGCCGAGATCACTTCTGCCCGTATCGCTCTCGGCGGTGTAGCGCACAAACCGTGGCGTGCCACCGAGGCAGAAGCTGTACTACGCCGCGCACCGGCCACCACCGAGACCTTCATGCGGGCGGCGCGGGCCGAACTCGCCGCGGCAAAGCCGTTGGACGGCAACGCATTCAAGGTCGACCTGACCCAGCGCACGCTCGTTTCCGTTCTACGCTCCCTCACCGAAGAGGCCTCGCGATGA
- a CDS encoding xanthine dehydrogenase family protein molybdopterin-binding subunit: MTTIQPRAIGAPLTRLDGPAKVTGTAHYAFEHPVQHPAYLHPVQATIAHGRVAGMDTAAAEQLDGVVAVLTVFDAPKLADASDGELSILQDDRVHFRGQLIGAVVANSLEIARQAADLVRVDYHEEPHDAELRADHPRLYAPEDMLESKPTDTEEGDVDAALANAAVTVDQTYTTPIEHNNPMEPHATIATWDESAGRPQVTLYDSTQGVHVVRKTLAPMFGLEPEQLRVIAPHVGGGFGAKGAPKAHNVLAVLAAQRCGGRPVKLALTRQQMFALVGYRTPTIQRVRLAADPAGALTALSHEVIEQTSAVKEFAEQTAVASRMMYATPNRRTSHRLAALDVPVPFWMRAPGLCPGMFATEVAMDELAEACGLDPIELRIRNEPRVDPETGNPWSGRRLVDCLRTGAERFGWADRDPLPRNRIHGRWLLGTGVAAATYPASSNPGNTARVEYRPDGRYAVQIGAADIGTGTWTALTQIAADALGCDTDTVEVQIGDTDLPAATVAGGSSGISSWGTAIVAAAQAFRDKHGENPSYGAEVSTEAPENPDAEKFALHSFGAQFAEVAVDRDTGEIRVPRMLGVFSIGRAINARTLRSQLIGGMTMGLSMALHEESVRDPRFGHVVTQDLASYHISAHADVRDVDAIWLDEVDEHANPMGARGAGEIGIVGAAAAVANAIYRATGVRVRDLPIMVDDLLH; the protein is encoded by the coding sequence ATGACAACGATCCAACCCAGGGCGATCGGCGCGCCGCTCACCCGGCTGGACGGTCCGGCCAAGGTCACCGGCACCGCGCACTATGCCTTCGAGCATCCGGTTCAGCACCCGGCCTATCTGCACCCGGTGCAGGCCACCATCGCCCACGGACGCGTCGCCGGAATGGATACCGCCGCAGCGGAACAGCTCGACGGAGTGGTCGCCGTGCTGACGGTGTTCGACGCACCGAAGCTCGCCGACGCCTCCGACGGCGAATTGAGCATTCTGCAAGACGATCGCGTGCACTTCCGCGGTCAGCTCATCGGCGCGGTCGTCGCCAATAGTCTCGAAATCGCCAGGCAGGCAGCGGATCTGGTGCGAGTCGACTATCACGAAGAACCGCACGACGCCGAACTTCGCGCCGACCACCCCCGGTTGTATGCCCCTGAAGACATGCTCGAATCGAAGCCCACCGATACCGAGGAGGGCGATGTCGACGCCGCCCTCGCCAACGCCGCCGTGACGGTCGATCAGACCTACACCACCCCCATCGAGCACAACAACCCGATGGAACCGCACGCAACGATCGCCACCTGGGACGAGTCCGCGGGCCGCCCGCAGGTGACGCTCTACGATTCGACGCAGGGCGTGCACGTCGTCCGCAAGACGCTGGCACCGATGTTCGGCCTCGAACCCGAACAGTTGCGCGTCATCGCACCGCACGTCGGCGGCGGATTCGGCGCCAAGGGCGCCCCGAAGGCCCACAATGTGCTCGCCGTCCTGGCCGCCCAGCGCTGCGGCGGCCGGCCGGTGAAACTCGCACTCACCCGCCAGCAGATGTTCGCCCTGGTCGGCTACCGCACCCCGACGATTCAGCGGGTCCGGCTCGCTGCCGACCCGGCCGGAGCGTTGACGGCGCTGTCGCACGAAGTCATCGAACAGACCTCCGCGGTCAAGGAATTCGCCGAACAAACCGCGGTGGCATCCCGGATGATGTACGCCACGCCGAACCGGCGCACCTCGCATCGCCTTGCGGCACTGGATGTTCCGGTGCCGTTCTGGATGCGCGCACCCGGCTTGTGTCCGGGGATGTTCGCCACCGAGGTGGCGATGGACGAACTGGCCGAAGCCTGTGGCCTCGATCCGATCGAGCTCCGCATCCGCAACGAACCTCGGGTCGACCCGGAGACCGGCAACCCGTGGTCTGGACGTCGCCTCGTCGATTGTCTGCGCACCGGTGCCGAGCGATTCGGCTGGGCGGACCGTGACCCGTTGCCACGAAACAGAATTCACGGCCGGTGGCTGCTCGGCACCGGCGTCGCGGCCGCCACCTATCCGGCCTCCTCGAATCCCGGAAACACCGCTCGCGTCGAGTACCGGCCGGATGGCCGTTACGCGGTGCAGATCGGCGCGGCCGATATCGGCACGGGCACTTGGACCGCGCTCACCCAGATCGCCGCCGACGCTCTCGGCTGCGACACCGATACTGTCGAGGTGCAGATCGGCGACACCGATCTGCCCGCCGCGACGGTGGCCGGCGGATCCAGCGGTATCAGCTCGTGGGGCACGGCGATCGTCGCGGCCGCCCAGGCTTTCCGCGACAAACACGGCGAAAACCCTTCCTACGGAGCAGAAGTGAGCACGGAGGCGCCGGAGAACCCGGACGCCGAGAAGTTCGCCTTGCATTCGTTCGGCGCCCAGTTCGCCGAAGTCGCGGTCGATCGGGACACCGGTGAGATTCGCGTGCCGCGGATGCTCGGCGTGTTCTCCATCGGCCGCGCCATCAACGCCCGCACGCTGCGGTCGCAGTTGATCGGCGGAATGACGATGGGTCTGTCGATGGCGTTGCACGAGGAGAGCGTGCGCGACCCGCGATTCGGCCACGTCGTGACGCAGGACCTGGCCAGTTACCACATCAGCGCGCACGCCGACGTCCGCGACGTCGACGCGATCTGGCTCGACGAGGTCGACGAGCACGCCAACCCGATGGGCGCCAGAGGAGCCGGCGAGATCGGCATCGTCGGAGCCGCGGCCGCGGTGGCGAATGCCATTTACCGCGCGACCGGTGTACGAGTGCGGGATCTGCCGATCATGGTCGACGATCTGCTGCACTGA
- a CDS encoding DUF3291 domain-containing protein: MPTIPWITVTTPTTPEVQCMASRLEVKSVRDAPGFLISSLKLWRQARRSPGVLGVALKAEILKGTFWTYSAWTDKSAIYAYAAAEPHKSTVERKRKVMREATFVFFDAPADELPVSWDEIGRRIAEERDSARSRQG; the protein is encoded by the coding sequence ATGCCCACGATTCCCTGGATCACAGTCACCACGCCCACCACGCCCGAGGTCCAGTGCATGGCCTCACGCCTCGAGGTGAAGTCGGTGCGCGACGCACCCGGCTTCCTGATCTCGTCACTGAAATTGTGGCGGCAGGCCCGCCGCTCGCCGGGCGTGCTCGGCGTCGCCTTGAAAGCCGAGATCCTGAAGGGCACCTTCTGGACCTACTCGGCCTGGACCGATAAGTCCGCGATCTACGCCTACGCGGCCGCCGAGCCGCACAAGTCCACCGTCGAACGCAAACGAAAGGTCATGCGGGAAGCCACTTTCGTCTTCTTCGACGCACCCGCCGACGAGTTGCCCGTGTCGTGGGACGAGATCGGCCGCCGCATCGCCGAGGAGCGCGACTCGGCGCGATCCCGGCAAGGTTGA
- a CDS encoding helix-turn-helix domain-containing protein yields the protein MRSYGQYCGLARSLEVVGDRWNLLIVRQLLIAPARYRDLIDGLPGIATNLLADRLRDLEAAGVIERRLAGEGSVVEYALTSWGAELREPIESLIRWSTPLMVRGPEGDSFRPEWLALAVPALLDARVKVRAAATVGLEIGDPLLQLRATRSGFSVGPHDGRDLDATVRADPAYILGLAAGAFTLGDARALGLIEIDGDESVVRTVFAA from the coding sequence ATGCGTAGCTACGGCCAGTACTGCGGGCTCGCCCGGTCCCTCGAAGTCGTCGGCGACCGGTGGAATCTGCTCATCGTCCGCCAGCTCCTCATCGCCCCCGCCCGCTACCGGGATCTGATCGACGGCCTCCCCGGCATCGCGACCAACCTGCTCGCCGACCGGCTCCGCGATCTGGAGGCCGCGGGCGTGATCGAGCGGCGACTAGCCGGGGAAGGCAGCGTGGTCGAGTACGCCCTCACATCGTGGGGCGCTGAACTACGTGAGCCGATCGAAAGCCTGATCCGCTGGTCCACCCCGCTGATGGTCCGCGGCCCCGAGGGTGATTCCTTCCGTCCCGAGTGGCTCGCCCTTGCCGTCCCCGCCCTGCTCGACGCCCGGGTCAAGGTTCGCGCCGCGGCAACAGTCGGTCTCGAGATCGGCGACCCGCTCCTCCAGCTCCGCGCGACGCGCTCCGGCTTCTCGGTCGGCCCGCATGACGGCCGCGACCTCGACGCCACCGTCCGCGCCGACCCCGCCTACATCCTCGGCCTCGCCGCCGGAGCCTTCACTCTCGGTGATGCCCGCGCCCTCGGACTGATCGAGATCGACGGCGACGAGTCCGTAGTCCGCACCGTCTTCGCCGCCTGA
- a CDS encoding alpha/beta fold hydrolase, translated as MPSPEGATMAETTESVRPEWVDDALFPFESRFVEIDGHSVHYVDEGSGPTLLLLHGNPTWSFLWRDVIRTLRDDFRCIALDYPGFGLSTPKPGYRFLPEEHAEVVTGFVDALGLEGVTLVGQDWGGMIGLATAQRRPGVFEGLVLANTFAWPVNGVFHFEWFGRIIGGAPFRFLVRRRNVLVNWFMPAGHRRRKLTEAEMTHYRRALGTPERRQASAVFPGRVLASRAFFAEVEAGLAGLAHLPTLIVWGDADIAFRPQERERLEATFPDHKTVIIEGAGLYTESDAPEEFVAAFRDWAAKPLP; from the coding sequence ATGCCGAGCCCTGAGGGGGCCACCATGGCCGAGACCACCGAGAGCGTGCGGCCGGAATGGGTGGACGACGCCCTGTTCCCGTTCGAGAGCCGCTTCGTCGAAATCGACGGGCACAGCGTGCATTACGTCGACGAGGGGTCCGGTCCCACTCTGCTACTCCTGCACGGCAATCCGACCTGGTCGTTCCTCTGGCGCGACGTGATCCGCACGCTGCGCGACGACTTCCGGTGCATCGCCCTGGATTACCCGGGCTTCGGGCTGTCGACGCCGAAGCCCGGCTACCGTTTCCTGCCCGAGGAGCACGCAGAGGTGGTCACCGGGTTCGTCGACGCGCTCGGCCTCGAGGGGGTCACCCTGGTCGGGCAGGACTGGGGCGGCATGATCGGCCTGGCGACAGCGCAGCGGCGGCCGGGCGTCTTCGAGGGGCTGGTGCTCGCCAACACCTTTGCTTGGCCGGTCAACGGGGTATTCCACTTCGAGTGGTTCGGTCGCATCATCGGCGGAGCTCCGTTCCGCTTCCTGGTCCGGCGGCGCAACGTCCTCGTCAACTGGTTCATGCCCGCAGGTCACCGCAGGCGGAAGTTGACCGAAGCCGAGATGACCCACTACCGCCGGGCGCTGGGCACACCCGAGCGACGCCAGGCCTCTGCCGTGTTCCCCGGTCGGGTCCTGGCCAGCCGGGCCTTCTTCGCCGAGGTCGAGGCAGGCCTTGCCGGACTTGCTCACCTGCCGACACTGATCGTGTGGGGTGACGCCGACATCGCCTTCCGGCCTCAGGAGCGCGAACGCCTAGAAGCGACCTTTCCCGACCACAAGACCGTCATCATCGAGGGCGCCGGTCTCTACACAGAGTCCGACGCGCCCGAGGAGTTCGTCGCCGCGTTCCGCGACTGGGCAGCTAAGCCGCTTCCGTAG